Proteins from a genomic interval of Actinomycetes bacterium:
- a CDS encoding ISAzo13 family transposase encodes MEVTEAALAAVFTVLSPHLDERQRRLLAGAQARVLGRGGIAVVARAA; translated from the coding sequence ATGGAGGTCACGGAGGCAGCGTTGGCGGCGGTGTTCACGGTGCTGTCGCCGCACCTGGATGAGCGCCAGCGACGCCTGCTGGCGGGGGCGCAGGCGCGGGTGTTGGGACGTGGTGGGATCGCGGTGGTCGCGCGCGCGGCCG
- a CDS encoding cupredoxin domain-containing protein, with translation MRPRHQLPPALLLAAALLAGCAADRGQDAAASDPPAKGVTQVVAKQMRFSPAAIQVPAGTRVTWIFQDGDVPHDVKGDGFSSGKPQASGTFNHTFDQPGSYDYACTLHPQMTGRIVVTAGP, from the coding sequence ATGCGACCACGCCATCAGCTCCCGCCCGCGCTGCTGCTCGCCGCCGCGCTGCTCGCCGGCTGCGCCGCCGACCGCGGGCAGGACGCCGCGGCCAGCGACCCGCCCGCCAAGGGCGTGACCCAGGTCGTCGCCAAGCAGATGAGGTTCTCGCCAGCGGCGATCCAGGTCCCCGCCGGCACCAGGGTCACCTGGATCTTCCAAGATGGCGACGTGCCGCACGACGTCAAGGGCGACGGCTTCTCCTCCGGCAAGCCCCAGGCCTCGGGGACCTTCAACCACACCTTCGACCAGCCCGGCAGCTACGACTACGCCTGCACGCTGCACCCGCAGATGACCGGCCGCATCGTGGTTACTGCCGGGCCGTGA
- a CDS encoding MMPL family transporter: MLRLSRFVLRHKAAVVLFWLAVLVAGGAASSRVPDRLGQDFSFPGQPGYEANVAILKTYGNGGPANPLVPVVTLPAGTTVDSPGVRAALGQTLDRLAADPRARLRVLSYASTGDRELVTADGRTTFAVVFPPYRAQQGPDPTLAPGIADALRRALPPGTTVQVTGLEELSTQAVAGRESGVLVETLLGGLGALVVLAFVFGSLLAFVPLVVALFSILGTFLVILALTAVTDVNFIIQYLVALIGLGVAIDYSLLVVTRWREERAAGHDREAAVHLALASAGRAVVFSAATVAVSLAVLAVVPVLFLRSVGFGSMLIPLVSTLVTLTLLPVLLATVGPRLDRSRRGRDTSGRSGRLWTRWATGVTHRPWLAVLAALVILVPLGVAALGLRLGQPTADSLMGTGPARAGLVALKAGGVPSGVLTPIEVLVPAGVDPAGTAARMAQVPGVHAAVAPRGPGWRRDGTALVSVLPAAETSTDAGRATVERVRDAAAALPGVQVGGTGALDIDATHAVYGAFPVMLAVVALATFVLLARAFRSLLLPAKAVVLNLLSIGAAYGVLVLVWQHGYGSSAIWGIDATGAIVPWVPLMTFAFLYGLSMDYEVFLLARMREAYDQTGSTHAAVVQGLGRVGRLVTGAALILFLTFAALASVPAVGVKIMATGLGAGILLDATVLRALLMPAAVVLFGRWNWWLPTWTARLLRLPPTPAGQAAGRQPGP; this comes from the coding sequence ATGCTGAGGCTGTCGAGGTTTGTGCTGCGCCACAAGGCCGCCGTCGTGCTGTTCTGGCTGGCCGTCCTGGTCGCCGGCGGGGCGGCGTCGTCGCGGGTGCCCGACCGGCTCGGCCAGGACTTCTCCTTTCCAGGCCAGCCCGGCTACGAAGCCAACGTCGCGATCCTGAAGACGTACGGGAACGGCGGGCCGGCCAACCCGCTGGTGCCGGTCGTGACGCTGCCGGCGGGCACGACCGTGGACAGCCCCGGCGTTCGCGCCGCGCTCGGTCAGACGCTCGACCGGCTGGCGGCCGATCCGCGCGCCCGCCTGCGGGTGCTGTCCTACGCGTCCACCGGCGACCGCGAGCTGGTCACCGCTGACGGGCGGACGACCTTCGCGGTGGTGTTCCCACCCTACCGAGCCCAGCAGGGGCCCGACCCCACCCTCGCCCCGGGCATCGCGGACGCGCTCCGCCGCGCCCTGCCGCCTGGCACGACCGTACAGGTGACCGGGCTGGAGGAGCTGTCGACTCAGGCCGTCGCCGGCCGGGAGAGCGGCGTGCTCGTGGAGACGCTGCTCGGCGGGCTGGGTGCGCTGGTGGTGCTCGCGTTCGTGTTCGGCTCCCTGCTGGCGTTCGTGCCGCTGGTCGTGGCGCTCTTCTCCATCCTGGGCACGTTCTTGGTGATCCTCGCCCTCACCGCGGTCACCGACGTCAACTTCATCATCCAGTATCTGGTCGCCTTGATCGGGCTGGGCGTGGCGATCGACTACTCGCTGCTGGTGGTGACCCGCTGGCGGGAGGAGCGCGCCGCCGGCCACGACCGTGAGGCGGCCGTCCACCTGGCGCTGGCCAGCGCGGGCCGCGCGGTCGTCTTCAGCGCCGCTACGGTCGCGGTCAGCCTGGCCGTCCTGGCCGTCGTGCCGGTCCTGTTCCTGCGCAGCGTCGGCTTCGGCAGCATGCTGATCCCGCTGGTCTCGACGCTGGTGACCCTCACCCTGCTGCCGGTGCTGCTGGCCACGGTCGGCCCACGGCTGGACCGGTCCCGGCGCGGGCGTGACACCTCGGGCCGGTCGGGGCGCCTGTGGACGCGCTGGGCGACCGGGGTGACCCACCGCCCCTGGCTGGCCGTCCTGGCAGCCCTGGTGATCCTGGTCCCGCTCGGCGTGGCAGCCCTCGGCCTGCGGCTCGGGCAGCCGACGGCCGACTCGCTAATGGGGACCGGCCCCGCCCGCGCCGGCCTGGTCGCGCTGAAGGCCGGCGGGGTGCCGAGCGGTGTCCTGACCCCGATCGAGGTGCTGGTGCCGGCCGGGGTCGACCCGGCGGGGACGGCTGCCCGCATGGCCCAGGTGCCGGGCGTGCACGCCGCGGTGGCCCCGCGGGGTCCGGGCTGGCGGCGCGACGGCACTGCGCTGGTCAGCGTCCTGCCGGCCGCCGAGACCAGCACCGACGCCGGCAGGGCCACGGTCGAGCGGGTCCGGGACGCCGCCGCCGCGCTGCCGGGGGTGCAGGTCGGCGGCACCGGTGCGCTCGACATCGACGCAACCCACGCGGTCTACGGCGCCTTCCCGGTCATGCTCGCGGTCGTCGCCCTGGCCACCTTCGTGCTGCTGGCACGGGCGTTCCGCTCGCTGCTGCTGCCCGCCAAGGCGGTCGTGCTCAACCTGCTGTCCATCGGCGCCGCCTACGGCGTGCTGGTGCTGGTCTGGCAGCACGGCTACGGGTCCAGCGCCATCTGGGGCATCGACGCCACCGGCGCGATCGTGCCGTGGGTGCCGCTCATGACCTTCGCGTTCCTGTACGGGCTGTCCATGGACTACGAGGTCTTCCTGCTGGCCCGCATGCGCGAGGCCTACGACCAGACCGGGTCCACCCACGCCGCGGTCGTCCAGGGCCTTGGCCGCGTCGGGCGGCTGGTCACCGGCGCCGCCCTGATCCTGTTCCTCACCTTCGCCGCGCTCGCCAGCGTGCCCGCCGTGGGCGTGAAGATCATGGCCACCGGCCTTGGCGCCGGCATCCTGCTGGACGCCACCGTGCTGCGCGCCCTGCTCATGCCCGCCGCGGTCGTCCTGTTCGGCCGCTGGAACTGGTGGCTGCCGACCTGGACCGCCCGGCTGTTGCGCCTGCCACCCACTCCCGCCGGCCAGGCGGCCGGCCGGCAACCAGGCCCGTGA